From a single Chitinophaga sp. Cy-1792 genomic region:
- a CDS encoding PorP/SprF family type IX secretion system membrane protein has product MKQLVKFTAGIILLLTTSSGFAQDLHFSQFFNSPLTTNPANTGFIPDGNYRVGINYRDQWSSIPVPYKTMSAFGDAQLFRDQLTYGWVGIGAVILRDVAGAGDLSSTKGYASIAYHQLLGNSSLLSLGFNAGSANKRVDVTKLVFGDQWNGKFFDAQVPTAEPIASSSTNYFDLHVGMNYAYFPTDDIYVNVGAAVQHVNQPRETFYNGDNQVPRRYIGFLNASIKMSDKVILNPGAYYTRQAHTSQTMLGLNAAYNLSGDGNQQAYGGIYYRTNDAVMAMVGYQLSNLKFMFSYDVTTSSLSAANSSRGAYEIGIIYTGLYKNRGFSDAIRSTFCPSF; this is encoded by the coding sequence ATGAAGCAGCTTGTTAAATTCACGGCAGGTATTATCCTGTTGTTAACCACCAGTAGCGGTTTTGCGCAGGACCTGCACTTTTCGCAGTTCTTCAATTCTCCGCTTACTACCAACCCTGCCAATACAGGGTTTATCCCCGATGGCAACTATCGGGTGGGCATCAATTACAGGGACCAATGGTCATCGATTCCGGTGCCTTATAAAACGATGTCTGCATTTGGTGATGCACAGTTATTCCGCGACCAGCTTACTTATGGATGGGTGGGCATAGGTGCAGTTATCCTCCGTGATGTGGCTGGTGCAGGTGATCTCTCCTCTACAAAAGGTTATGCTTCAATAGCTTATCATCAGTTGTTAGGGAATAGTAGTTTGTTGTCGCTGGGTTTTAATGCCGGTTCTGCCAACAAAAGAGTGGACGTTACCAAACTGGTTTTCGGTGACCAGTGGAATGGTAAGTTCTTTGATGCCCAGGTGCCTACTGCAGAGCCGATAGCCTCCAGCAGCACTAACTATTTCGATTTACACGTGGGTATGAATTATGCGTATTTCCCTACAGATGATATTTACGTCAATGTAGGGGCAGCTGTACAACACGTGAACCAGCCCCGGGAAACTTTTTATAATGGCGACAACCAGGTTCCCCGCAGGTATATTGGTTTCCTGAATGCAAGTATTAAAATGAGTGATAAAGTAATCCTGAATCCGGGGGCTTACTATACCAGGCAGGCACATACCTCGCAAACCATGCTGGGGCTGAATGCCGCTTATAACCTGTCGGGAGATGGGAATCAGCAGGCATATGGTGGTATTTATTATCGCACAAATGATGCTGTTATGGCTATGGTTGGTTACCAGCTAAGCAACCTGAAATTCATGTTCAGCTATGATGTTACCACCTCTTCCTTATCTGCTGCCAATAGTAGCAGAGGGGCTTACGAAATAGGTATCATCTACACCGGATTATACAAGAACAGAGGGTTTTCAGACGCGATCAGATCTACCTTCTGTCCATCTTTTTAA
- a CDS encoding FAD-binding oxidoreductase encodes MTTLNKVTAAHIAALREITGEKYVLVDEESLDRYAQDETEDLHFLPEVVVKPDSTAQVSKIMQLCQRELLPVTPRGGGTGLSGGALPQFGGVLISMERFNRILEIDERNLQVTTEPGVITEILQNTVKEKGLFYPPDPSSRGTCFIGGNIAENSGGPKAVKYGVVKDYVLNLEMVLPSGEVIWTGANVLKNATGYNLTQLVVGSEGTLGIVTKIVLRLIPLPKHDLLMLVPFRSAESACAAVSAIFRAGFTPSAMEFMERDALDWVSQYVQGSTVKIEDDIQAHLLIEVDGNYPEVLMQEMEGIAGVVEGFDIGEILFAEDSTQKDELWKLRRRVAEAVKANSIYKEEDTVVPRAELPVLLKGVKDIGAKYGFHSVCYGHAGDGNLHVNIIRGNLTEEQWNGTLTAGIREIFQLVKSLNGTISGEHGIGLVQKSYMDIIFDATSMNIMKQIKQIFDPNNILNRGKIFDC; translated from the coding sequence ATGACCACATTGAACAAGGTAACTGCCGCTCATATTGCGGCCTTACGGGAAATAACGGGAGAGAAATATGTGCTGGTAGACGAAGAAAGTCTGGACCGTTATGCACAGGATGAAACGGAAGATTTACATTTTCTGCCGGAAGTTGTTGTAAAGCCGGATAGTACAGCGCAGGTAAGCAAAATTATGCAGCTTTGTCAGCGTGAATTACTGCCGGTTACCCCACGCGGAGGCGGAACAGGCCTTAGTGGTGGCGCTCTGCCACAGTTTGGAGGTGTTCTTATCTCCATGGAACGATTCAACAGAATTCTTGAAATCGACGAAAGAAACTTACAGGTAACGACCGAACCGGGAGTTATCACAGAAATATTACAGAATACAGTAAAGGAAAAAGGACTGTTTTATCCACCGGATCCAAGCAGTCGTGGTACCTGTTTCATTGGTGGCAACATCGCTGAAAACTCAGGTGGTCCGAAGGCTGTTAAATATGGTGTGGTAAAGGATTATGTGCTGAACCTGGAAATGGTATTACCTTCCGGCGAAGTCATCTGGACAGGCGCTAATGTGTTAAAAAATGCGACGGGCTATAATCTTACACAGCTGGTGGTTGGCAGTGAAGGTACCCTTGGCATCGTTACAAAAATAGTTTTAAGGCTCATTCCATTGCCTAAGCATGACCTGCTGATGCTGGTACCATTCCGTTCTGCGGAGAGTGCCTGCGCTGCTGTTAGTGCTATTTTCCGTGCAGGCTTTACGCCAAGTGCCATGGAGTTTATGGAAAGGGATGCACTGGACTGGGTTTCTCAATATGTGCAGGGTAGTACCGTGAAAATTGAGGACGATATTCAGGCACACCTGCTCATTGAAGTAGATGGTAACTACCCGGAAGTGCTGATGCAGGAAATGGAAGGCATCGCAGGTGTAGTAGAAGGGTTTGATATCGGGGAGATATTGTTTGCAGAAGATTCCACCCAGAAGGATGAACTCTGGAAGCTTCGCCGTCGTGTGGCAGAAGCGGTAAAAGCGAATTCTATCTATAAAGAAGAAGATACGGTTGTGCCAAGAGCGGAACTGCCGGTATTACTGAAAGGTGTGAAAGATATCGGTGCAAAATATGGCTTTCATTCTGTTTGCTATGGTCATGCCGGTGATGGTAATCTCCATGTGAATATTATTCGTGGCAACCTGACGGAAGAACAGTGGAATGGCACGCTCACCGCAGGTATCAGAGAGATTTTTCAACTGGTGAAAAGCCTGAATGGTACTATCTCCGGAGAGCATGGTATTGGTCTGGTACAGAAAAGCTATATGGATATCATCTTTGATGCAACTTCCATGAACATTATGAAGCAAATAAAACAGATATTTGATCCTAACAATATCCTCAACAGAGGTAAAATATTTGACTGTTAA
- a CDS encoding PKD domain-containing protein has protein sequence MKFTLPIGFVGMIILMMCTASLRAQQTANYTPLKFAENKGQWNHAVIYKTDLDAAAIFLRKTGFTFNLQSPEDLDKVNQYIHGHVHRNDTLWVQNRAFVNGTQVNNPAKVDPPLTQMPPVRNHAYEVNFVNANPDVMLEPEKKQDAYSNYFIGNDESKWATHVQSYLGINYRNIYKNIDAHVYSEASKLKYDMVINPGGNPDDIQLQYDGVNSIELKKGQLIIHTSVGDVVEQLPYAYQYINEERVPVKVSYKLSNNKVSFKISGTYNTAYPLIIDPTYVFSTVSGSRADNWGFTATYDAEGYFYGGGIVFGQDFPVTTGAYQTSFGGGQIDIGIQKFTPDGTQLVYGTFVGGGDIEQPHSLFVNKNNQLVISGRTRSSNYPGKRVGPGGSWDIAVTMLTAAGDKIVGSLIIGGASDDGVNIRDQRAGGANTTLRNYGDDARSEVVVDNAGYIYVASCTKSTDFPVTAGVFQTALAGKQDGVVMKINPLCQDVVWASFLGGTSEDAAFVIALNDLQSLYVAGGTASTDFPIKGSPVYAGTYTGGSCDGFIAHIKSDGTQLIQSTYVGSTDGAADQVYGVQLDGNGYVYVMGTTEGIWPVKQAPGTSTFYNQNSQQFIMKLQPNLSDVVYSTTFGKNRSLGMKPAISPVAFLVDRCENVYVSGWGGGINPAEGYPNTGTGGLPLKNALQGITDGMDFYFFVLKKDATDILFGSYFGGSGLYEHVDGGTSRFDKNGIIYQGICAWCNTSGGPSKPKYPTSPGAYSSTPPRSCNFGALKIAFNLDGVKAGIKTLERKNNYCIPDPVTFIDTTQVYVATSTYQWRFGDGSPDVVGLAKDTVTHAFTASGTYTVRLIKTDNSTCNGADTAYIQIKAGTNKAILDLEAVRIKPPCDLLKYEFRNNSTPTNGFRDSSFIFDLGDGTPPMYMLVNGTIPPRFPYAHQYTAPGLYNVKLTLVDTSFCNAPQTEVIPLRVAVNVTAAFTNPDTVCVGSTVTFNNTSLGGTSFKWTFGDDNSTSTDIYPTHKFNSTGVFDVKLVAVDPNTCNITDSITKKVLVAPEPVSDFDFSPLKPIENTPVAFRNNSSGATSYLWNFGDGDTTSVMNPSHQYNTTGSFTVCLTAYNPEGCTNTTCKDVSSIVVPLFDVPNAFSPNNDGINDIFQVKAFGVSKFDLKIYSRWGKLLFETTDWRKGWDGRFNGAAMPMDAYAYVLSLEFTDGTKGNRSGSVTLLR, from the coding sequence TTGAAATTTACCCTCCCGATCGGATTTGTTGGAATGATTATCCTTATGATGTGTACCGCTTCACTGCGGGCGCAGCAAACAGCTAATTACACCCCGCTTAAGTTTGCGGAGAATAAAGGTCAATGGAACCATGCTGTTATCTACAAAACTGATCTAGACGCCGCCGCCATTTTTCTCCGTAAAACTGGCTTTACTTTCAATCTGCAAAGCCCGGAAGATCTTGATAAAGTAAATCAATATATTCACGGACACGTACATCGCAATGATACCCTCTGGGTGCAGAACCGCGCCTTTGTCAACGGTACACAGGTGAACAACCCCGCCAAGGTAGATCCGCCACTTACCCAGATGCCTCCCGTAAGAAATCATGCCTACGAGGTAAACTTCGTAAATGCCAATCCCGATGTAATGCTGGAACCTGAAAAGAAACAGGATGCCTACAGTAACTACTTCATTGGTAATGACGAGAGCAAATGGGCCACCCATGTGCAATCCTACCTCGGTATCAACTACAGAAACATCTACAAAAATATTGATGCACATGTATATTCTGAAGCCTCTAAACTGAAGTATGACATGGTCATCAATCCTGGTGGAAACCCGGATGATATACAGTTGCAGTATGATGGTGTTAATTCCATTGAACTGAAGAAAGGCCAGCTCATCATTCATACTTCTGTTGGCGATGTGGTAGAGCAACTGCCGTACGCTTACCAGTATATTAATGAAGAACGTGTACCCGTTAAGGTTAGTTATAAACTAAGTAACAATAAAGTCAGCTTTAAGATATCCGGCACCTATAATACCGCTTATCCGCTGATCATAGATCCGACATATGTATTTTCCACTGTATCCGGCTCCCGCGCTGATAACTGGGGCTTCACAGCCACCTATGATGCGGAAGGATATTTTTATGGAGGCGGTATCGTGTTCGGGCAGGACTTCCCTGTTACCACCGGCGCCTACCAGACATCCTTCGGTGGTGGCCAGATAGATATCGGTATTCAGAAATTTACGCCTGATGGTACACAGCTGGTATACGGCACCTTCGTTGGTGGTGGAGATATTGAACAGCCACATAGTCTGTTTGTCAATAAAAACAATCAGCTGGTAATTTCAGGTAGAACAAGATCATCCAACTACCCTGGAAAACGTGTTGGTCCTGGTGGAAGCTGGGATATTGCAGTAACGATGCTCACTGCCGCCGGCGATAAAATTGTGGGTTCACTGATTATAGGTGGTGCTTCAGATGATGGTGTTAATATCCGTGACCAGCGCGCAGGTGGTGCAAACACTACGCTGCGTAACTATGGCGATGATGCACGTAGTGAAGTCGTAGTAGATAATGCCGGTTATATCTATGTGGCCAGCTGTACAAAGTCTACAGATTTTCCTGTTACTGCTGGTGTTTTTCAGACTGCTTTAGCAGGTAAACAGGATGGTGTGGTGATGAAAATTAATCCGCTGTGTCAGGATGTTGTATGGGCCAGCTTCCTGGGAGGTACCAGCGAAGATGCAGCCTTTGTAATTGCACTGAATGATCTTCAATCATTATACGTTGCCGGTGGTACTGCCAGTACGGATTTTCCGATAAAGGGCTCTCCGGTGTATGCAGGTACCTACACGGGTGGCTCCTGCGACGGCTTTATCGCACACATAAAAAGTGACGGAACCCAGCTGATACAGAGCACGTATGTAGGTTCTACAGATGGTGCTGCAGACCAGGTTTATGGTGTACAGCTGGATGGTAACGGGTATGTATATGTGATGGGTACTACGGAAGGTATCTGGCCAGTAAAACAAGCCCCTGGCACCAGTACTTTTTATAATCAGAACTCGCAGCAGTTTATCATGAAATTGCAGCCAAACCTTTCCGATGTGGTGTATTCCACCACTTTCGGTAAAAACCGCTCCCTGGGCATGAAGCCGGCTATCAGTCCGGTGGCTTTCCTGGTAGACAGATGTGAAAACGTATATGTATCCGGATGGGGAGGAGGTATCAACCCTGCAGAAGGTTACCCTAATACTGGTACCGGTGGGCTTCCGCTGAAAAACGCATTGCAGGGTATTACCGATGGTATGGACTTTTACTTTTTTGTATTAAAGAAAGATGCCACCGATATCCTGTTTGGTAGCTACTTTGGTGGCTCTGGTCTGTATGAACACGTAGATGGCGGTACCAGCCGCTTCGATAAAAACGGTATCATCTATCAGGGTATCTGTGCATGGTGTAATACTTCAGGTGGTCCTTCCAAACCTAAATACCCAACTTCGCCAGGTGCTTATTCCAGCACGCCGCCGCGTAGCTGTAACTTTGGTGCACTGAAGATTGCCTTCAATCTCGATGGTGTAAAAGCTGGTATCAAAACACTGGAAAGAAAAAATAATTACTGTATCCCTGATCCTGTTACTTTTATTGATACCACGCAGGTATATGTGGCAACCTCCACCTACCAGTGGCGGTTTGGCGATGGTTCACCTGATGTGGTTGGTTTGGCAAAGGATACCGTGACACATGCATTTACCGCCTCAGGTACTTATACTGTCAGGCTGATCAAAACAGATAACAGCACCTGTAATGGAGCAGATACTGCATATATTCAGATCAAAGCCGGTACCAACAAGGCGATCCTTGATCTGGAAGCTGTGCGTATAAAGCCACCATGCGATTTGTTGAAATATGAGTTCAGGAATAACTCTACGCCTACCAATGGTTTCCGTGACAGCTCATTTATCTTTGACCTGGGAGATGGTACGCCGCCGATGTATATGCTGGTGAATGGTACCATTCCGCCGCGTTTCCCTTATGCACATCAATATACGGCGCCTGGTCTCTACAATGTGAAGCTGACGCTGGTAGATACCAGTTTCTGTAATGCTCCGCAAACAGAGGTGATTCCATTGCGTGTAGCCGTAAACGTTACAGCCGCATTTACTAATCCTGATACTGTTTGTGTAGGGTCAACCGTAACCTTCAATAATACCTCCCTGGGTGGAACATCATTTAAATGGACATTTGGGGATGATAACAGTACCAGCACGGATATTTATCCTACACACAAGTTTAACTCAACGGGTGTGTTTGATGTGAAGCTGGTAGCGGTAGATCCGAATACCTGCAATATAACGGACAGTATCACCAAGAAGGTATTGGTGGCGCCGGAGCCGGTGTCAGACTTTGATTTTTCGCCGTTAAAACCGATAGAAAATACGCCGGTTGCCTTTAGGAATAATAGTTCAGGCGCAACCTCCTATTTGTGGAATTTCGGGGATGGAGATACAACCTCTGTTATGAATCCGTCGCATCAGTATAATACGACCGGTTCGTTTACGGTATGTTTAACAGCATATAATCCTGAAGGGTGTACAAATACAACCTGTAAAGATGTGAGTTCTATTGTGGTACCGCTGTTTGATGTGCCAAATGCATTTTCACCAAATAATGATGGTATTAACGACATATTCCAGGTGAAGGCTTTTGGTGTGAGCAAATTCGATCTGAAAATCTATAGTCGCTGGGGCAAGCTGTTGTTTGAAACAACAGACTGGCGTAAGGGCTGGGATGGAAGGTTCAATGGCGCTGCCATGCCGATGGATGCTTATGCATATGTGCTTAGTTTAGAATTCACGGATGGAACCAAAGGTAACCGTTCAGGAAGTGTAACCTTGTTAAGATGA
- a CDS encoding TIGR03364 family FAD-dependent oxidoreductase, producing MQQQQADVAVIGAGIVGLAMSYKLAKQGKKVVLFERNSRAISASIRNFGLVWPIGQTAGKMYNRAMHSRSVWKELAAATGLQCQETGSLHLVYEKDELAVLEEFTGAAAQNGYACELITPANIGKYTQAVKTEGLLGAMYSNTEMTVNPRQASATIAAYLQEQMGVTTRFSTAVNAINMPYIETKDEKWKVDQVYVCSGADFETLYPAIFADTYLTKCKLQMMRTVPQPGNWQLGPALCAGLTLLHYAAFNSCKTLDALKRRIEAEMPEYVKWGVHLLISQNGDGELTIGDSHEYGPDFDPFDKSFINDLIVKYMHTFLQAPDLTIKESWHGIYPKLKNGNTDLVMSPEPGVMIVNGLGGAGMTLSFGLAEEIVSGTYK from the coding sequence ATGCAACAACAACAGGCGGATGTAGCGGTAATAGGCGCGGGCATCGTAGGACTTGCCATGTCATATAAACTGGCTAAGCAGGGAAAAAAAGTAGTATTATTCGAGCGTAATAGCAGAGCTATCAGCGCATCCATACGTAATTTCGGACTGGTATGGCCTATCGGACAAACTGCCGGAAAAATGTATAACAGGGCAATGCACAGCAGAAGTGTCTGGAAAGAACTGGCGGCCGCTACAGGCCTTCAATGCCAGGAAACCGGTTCTCTGCACCTGGTATACGAAAAAGATGAACTGGCAGTACTGGAAGAATTTACCGGCGCTGCTGCACAGAATGGTTACGCATGTGAGCTGATTACTCCGGCTAATATTGGTAAATATACACAGGCTGTAAAAACAGAAGGCTTACTCGGCGCCATGTACAGCAACACTGAAATGACGGTAAACCCACGCCAGGCCAGTGCTACCATCGCTGCATACCTCCAGGAACAAATGGGTGTAACCACGCGTTTCAGCACTGCGGTGAATGCCATCAACATGCCTTATATCGAAACAAAGGATGAAAAATGGAAAGTAGACCAGGTGTATGTTTGTAGTGGAGCAGACTTTGAAACCCTTTACCCTGCTATATTTGCTGATACCTATCTTACCAAATGCAAACTGCAGATGATGCGTACTGTTCCGCAGCCAGGCAACTGGCAACTGGGCCCGGCCCTTTGTGCAGGACTCACGCTTTTGCACTATGCTGCATTCAATAGCTGTAAAACGCTGGATGCCCTGAAACGTAGAATAGAAGCAGAAATGCCGGAATATGTGAAATGGGGTGTTCACCTGCTGATCTCTCAGAATGGCGATGGTGAACTCACCATCGGCGATTCTCACGAATACGGCCCGGATTTCGATCCGTTTGATAAATCCTTTATCAATGACCTGATCGTGAAATATATGCATACCTTCCTCCAGGCGCCTGACCTCACCATTAAGGAGTCATGGCACGGTATCTATCCTAAACTGAAGAATGGTAATACGGACCTGGTAATGTCTCCTGAGCCAGGTGTAATGATTGTAAATGGTTTAGGTGGTGCAGGTATGACCTTGTCTTTTGGTCTTGCCGAAGAAATTGTGAGCGGGACTTATAAATAA
- a CDS encoding HAD hydrolase-like protein, whose amino-acid sequence MSIQLAVFDIAGTTLHDESNVAQVLQSAVKTAGVDVTIAEVNEVMGYAKPFAIRYLLKQKHHPRAEDAALIDELHQYFVTGMKNYYATNPGVREKDGVSGVFEALRAKGIKVALDTGFDKDITAVILERTGWLNNGLVDAVMTSDLVAHGRPYPYMIYRIMEQLEIASVANVAKVGDTISDLEEGTNAGCKIVAGVTTGAYSKADLEKGPHTHLIASLDELLSIF is encoded by the coding sequence ATGAGTATACAGTTAGCTGTTTTTGATATTGCAGGAACCACGCTGCACGATGAATCCAATGTTGCACAGGTATTACAGTCAGCCGTTAAGACAGCCGGCGTAGATGTTACGATCGCTGAAGTAAATGAGGTAATGGGATACGCTAAACCCTTTGCTATACGTTATTTACTGAAACAGAAGCACCATCCGCGTGCGGAAGATGCTGCCCTGATAGATGAACTGCATCAGTACTTCGTGACCGGCATGAAAAATTATTATGCCACTAATCCGGGGGTACGTGAAAAAGACGGTGTTTCCGGTGTATTCGAAGCTTTACGTGCTAAAGGCATTAAAGTGGCGCTGGACACAGGTTTCGATAAAGATATTACAGCTGTGATCCTGGAACGTACAGGCTGGCTAAACAACGGCCTCGTGGATGCTGTGATGACCAGCGATCTGGTTGCACATGGCCGTCCTTATCCGTATATGATCTATCGTATCATGGAGCAGCTGGAAATAGCCAGTGTGGCTAATGTTGCTAAAGTGGGAGATACCATTTCCGACCTGGAAGAAGGAACCAATGCTGGCTGCAAAATTGTTGCCGGTGTAACAACGGGCGCTTATTCCAAAGCAGATCTGGAAAAAGGTCCTCACACGCACCTGATCGCATCTCTGGACGAATTACTTTCAATTTTCTAA